A region of uncultured Anaeromusa sp. DNA encodes the following proteins:
- a CDS encoding tetratricopeptide repeat protein, translated as MKDQNSVLVSSGTEREQELRQNVQKSPQSPAAYYRLGCFLNEDGNLSEAANMLRKAIALDSGAAPFYQELGLVLGKAGMLEKAAELLRWALVLKPEYPEAINNLGVILRRAGELREAETCFRRALSLKPLFADAYNNLGLVLAEEVQDQEEALQCFRKAVKLEPDNANVQYNLGLALKSRHEFKEAEACLQQALQLSADFIEADFSLAELYLLQGRYELGWTKYDDLRLLERRHGQLPLPHWQGECLQGKKILLYADQGYGDTLQFLRYARKVAAMATETGLLVQKPLERLVRQSLPECRVWDSSEILSLAEYDLACPFLSLPHWFHTKLESMPQENSYVQPEAEEAAAWAEKLRRIDSKGKLRIGAVWAGNAAHSNDKNRSMPLTALQSLFQQEEFCWVSLQVGERANDIKKLPVPAEITDVSLQLKDFATTAAVIANLELVLTIDSAVAHLAGAMGKKTWLMLPFNPDWRWLLEREDSPWYLSMRLFRQQRIGDWAEVVINVKKALEAVKREQK; from the coding sequence ATGAAGGATCAGAATTCAGTACTTGTATCAAGCGGGACGGAACGGGAACAAGAGTTGCGACAAAATGTGCAGAAAAGTCCTCAGTCGCCAGCGGCATATTATCGGTTGGGCTGCTTTCTTAATGAAGATGGGAATTTGTCTGAAGCAGCAAACATGTTGCGGAAAGCGATTGCACTGGACTCGGGAGCGGCTCCTTTTTACCAGGAGCTAGGCCTGGTGTTGGGCAAAGCGGGTATGCTTGAGAAAGCGGCGGAGCTGCTGCGCTGGGCGCTTGTTCTTAAGCCGGAGTACCCGGAGGCAATCAATAATCTGGGCGTAATCTTAAGGCGAGCCGGTGAACTTAGAGAAGCCGAAACATGCTTCCGGCGGGCATTGTCTTTGAAGCCCTTATTTGCCGATGCATACAATAATTTGGGACTGGTTTTAGCGGAAGAAGTCCAAGACCAAGAAGAAGCGTTGCAGTGTTTTCGAAAAGCCGTGAAGCTTGAGCCAGATAATGCCAATGTGCAGTACAATTTAGGGTTGGCGTTAAAAAGCAGACATGAATTTAAAGAGGCGGAAGCTTGTTTACAACAGGCTCTTCAACTAAGCGCCGATTTTATCGAAGCTGATTTTTCGCTGGCAGAACTATATTTGCTGCAGGGACGCTATGAATTAGGCTGGACTAAGTATGATGATCTGCGGCTTTTGGAGCGGCGTCATGGGCAATTGCCGCTGCCTCATTGGCAAGGGGAATGCCTGCAAGGGAAAAAAATCTTATTGTATGCTGATCAAGGGTATGGTGATACTCTGCAATTTCTGCGATACGCGCGTAAGGTAGCGGCAATGGCGACCGAGACAGGCTTGTTGGTGCAAAAACCGTTAGAACGCCTTGTGAGACAGTCGTTGCCGGAATGTCGGGTGTGGGACAGTAGCGAGATACTTTCTTTAGCGGAATATGATTTGGCTTGTCCTTTCCTGAGTTTGCCGCACTGGTTTCATACGAAACTGGAGTCTATGCCACAGGAGAATTCGTATGTGCAGCCGGAAGCGGAAGAGGCGGCTGCTTGGGCGGAGAAGCTTCGGCGCATAGATTCTAAAGGGAAACTTCGTATCGGTGCGGTGTGGGCTGGGAATGCCGCCCATAGCAATGATAAGAACCGCTCCATGCCGCTCACTGCGTTGCAATCATTATTCCAACAAGAAGAGTTTTGTTGGGTGAGCTTGCAAGTGGGCGAAAGGGCGAATGATATAAAAAAACTGCCGGTACCGGCAGAGATAACAGATGTTTCACTACAGCTAAAAGATTTTGCGACTACGGCGGCAGTTATTGCCAATTTGGAGCTTGTGCTGACGATTGACTCGGCGGTGGCGCATTTAGCAGGGGCTATGGGCAAGAAAACATGGTTGATGCTGCCGTTTAACCCAGATTGGCGCTGGCTGTTAGAACGGGAAGACAGTCCGTGGTATCTGAGCATGCGTTTATTTCGCCAGCAAAGGATTGGGGATTGGGCGGAGGTAGTTATAAACGTGAAAAAAGCACTGGAAGCTGTAAAGAGAGAGCAGAAATGA
- a CDS encoding IS3 family transposase, whose translation MYSEGQKKRAIALYDQCKSVTKVIQRLGYPTRQALYNWITERDLPSRTKASRRQWNNKPDHPRHPPVELKLATIHRCFELGENVQWVSEEIGYSRASIYNWRKAYILKGAAALMNSGDDPRGKLSEGKPTSSKEVEQLKAQMQDMQMEIDILKETLEVLKKDPGIDMTTLRNLEKAVIVDALRDKYSLPLLLRKLNLSKSSYYYQHKQASAPDKYEVLRLHIKALFAENSRRYGYRRIHGWLAREGIHISEKIVRRIMSECGLIVESKRKTKKYNSYKGEISPAVPNVIKRNFHADAPNEKWLTDITEFAIPSGKVYLSPIVDCFDGMLAAWKISTVPDANLVNGMLDDAVSILCKNEQPLVHTDRGCHYRWPGWISRMKNAGLQRSMSKKGCSPDNSACEGLFGRLKNEMFYNRNWSGVSIHQFIEALNNYLIWYNETRIKTSLGNRSPLEYRRSLGLVA comes from the coding sequence ATGTATTCAGAAGGCCAGAAAAAACGAGCGATAGCACTGTATGACCAATGCAAATCCGTGACTAAAGTTATCCAACGCTTGGGGTATCCAACAAGGCAGGCATTATATAACTGGATAACAGAAAGAGATTTGCCATCTAGAACAAAGGCTTCAAGGAGGCAATGGAATAACAAACCAGATCACCCTAGGCATCCACCAGTGGAGCTTAAGTTGGCAACAATTCATCGTTGCTTCGAACTTGGCGAAAACGTACAATGGGTTTCAGAAGAGATCGGTTACAGCAGAGCAAGTATCTACAATTGGCGAAAGGCGTATATTCTGAAGGGGGCTGCGGCACTCATGAATAGCGGTGATGATCCACGCGGTAAATTGTCTGAGGGTAAACCCACTTCATCCAAGGAAGTTGAGCAGCTAAAAGCCCAGATGCAGGACATGCAAATGGAAATAGATATTCTTAAGGAAACTTTAGAAGTACTAAAAAAAGACCCCGGCATCGATATGACAACACTCAGAAACCTGGAAAAGGCAGTGATTGTCGATGCCTTGAGAGATAAATATTCACTGCCTCTTCTACTGCGAAAACTAAATTTATCCAAAAGCAGTTATTACTATCAACATAAACAGGCATCTGCCCCAGATAAGTATGAAGTATTACGACTCCATATCAAAGCATTGTTTGCGGAGAACTCTCGGCGATATGGTTATCGCCGTATTCATGGGTGGCTGGCAAGAGAAGGTATCCATATTTCTGAAAAAATCGTTCGCAGAATCATGTCCGAGTGTGGACTTATTGTCGAAAGCAAAAGAAAGACTAAAAAATACAACTCCTATAAAGGTGAAATCAGCCCTGCCGTTCCCAATGTAATCAAACGCAATTTTCATGCTGATGCACCTAATGAAAAATGGCTGACTGATATAACAGAATTCGCGATCCCCTCCGGAAAAGTATATCTTTCACCTATTGTAGATTGCTTTGATGGGATGCTTGCTGCATGGAAGATTAGCACAGTGCCGGACGCCAATCTCGTCAACGGCATGCTGGACGATGCCGTCAGCATTTTATGTAAGAACGAACAACCATTAGTGCATACTGACCGTGGATGTCATTATCGTTGGCCAGGTTGGATTTCTAGAATGAAAAATGCTGGTCTTCAACGCTCCATGTCAAAGAAGGGGTGCTCTCCAGACAACTCTGCTTGTGAAGGTCTGTTCGGACGTTTGAAAAATGAAATGTTCTATAATCGTAACTGGTCCGGTGTAAGCATTCATCAGTTTATCGAAGCCCTTAACAACTACTTAATCTGGTACAATGAAACAAGGATTAAAACATCACTGGGAAATAGAAGTCCATTGGAGTACCGACGAAGTCTTGGATTGGTTGCTTAG
- a CDS encoding IS256 family transposase, which yields MSNKIIQLNEDAIKGELKELVRNSVEETLNNLLDQEAKELTQAAKYERTQVRQGYRSGHYSRNLTTTSGDVTLKVPKLKGVPFETAIIERYRRRESSVEEALIEMYLAGVSVRRIEDITEALWGSKVSPSTISELNKKAYVHIEEWRNRPLHGGRYPYVYVDGIYLRRNWGGEYENVSILVAIAVNEDGYREVLGASEGMKEDTASWLEFFKWLKGRGLDGVKLIIGDKCLGMLGAANEVFPDAKYQRCTVHFYRNVFSVVPRSKGKLVAKMLKAIHAQENKEAAREKAKQVAQTLREMKLKEAAAKVEASIEETLTYMGFPSEHWIKIRTNNVIERLNREIRRRTRVVGTFPDGNSALMLVCARLRHVAGTQWGSKKYMSMKHFEPSYSEE from the coding sequence ATGTCCAATAAAATTATACAGTTGAACGAGGATGCCATCAAGGGAGAACTAAAGGAATTGGTTCGTAACAGCGTGGAAGAAACGCTGAACAATCTCTTGGATCAAGAAGCAAAAGAGCTAACCCAAGCGGCAAAATATGAACGGACTCAAGTCCGTCAAGGGTACCGCTCTGGGCATTACAGCCGAAATCTAACAACGACCTCTGGCGATGTAACATTAAAAGTACCAAAATTGAAGGGCGTCCCCTTTGAAACTGCCATTATTGAGCGATACCGCCGCCGCGAGAGTTCAGTAGAAGAGGCGTTAATCGAAATGTATCTAGCTGGCGTTTCCGTCCGCCGGATTGAAGATATTACCGAAGCCTTATGGGGCAGCAAAGTCTCGCCGTCTACCATTAGCGAATTGAACAAGAAAGCTTACGTGCACATTGAGGAGTGGCGAAATCGCCCGTTGCATGGCGGACGCTATCCTTATGTGTATGTAGACGGCATTTATTTGCGCCGCAACTGGGGCGGAGAATATGAAAACGTCAGTATTCTTGTTGCTATCGCCGTAAACGAAGATGGCTACCGCGAGGTTTTGGGAGCTTCTGAAGGTATGAAAGAAGACACAGCTAGTTGGCTGGAATTCTTCAAATGGCTCAAAGGTCGGGGACTAGATGGAGTTAAACTTATCATAGGAGATAAATGCTTAGGCATGCTTGGGGCGGCAAACGAAGTGTTCCCTGACGCCAAATACCAACGTTGTACGGTTCATTTTTATCGAAACGTATTCTCCGTAGTGCCCCGCTCCAAAGGCAAGCTAGTAGCAAAAATGCTTAAAGCCATACATGCCCAGGAAAACAAAGAAGCTGCTCGGGAAAAAGCAAAGCAAGTAGCGCAAACGCTCCGCGAAATGAAGCTTAAAGAAGCGGCTGCTAAAGTGGAAGCCAGCATAGAAGAAACGCTGACTTATATGGGCTTCCCATCAGAACATTGGATAAAAATCCGCACCAACAATGTAATTGAGCGCCTAAACCGAGAAATTCGAAGGCGAACAAGAGTCGTCGGAACCTTTCCTGACGGCAATTCGGCATTGATGCTTGTTTGCGCTCGCCTTCGCCATGTTGCCGGAACCCAATGGGGCAGTAAAAAATATATGAGCATGAAGCATTTTGAGCCATCTTACTCTGAAGAGTAA